From one Liolophura sinensis isolate JHLJ2023 chromosome 10, CUHK_Ljap_v2, whole genome shotgun sequence genomic stretch:
- the LOC135476418 gene encoding uncharacterized protein LOC135476418 isoform X2, with product MDRLIAPIFNITKRPRQALVSDPFDSQSTALSISNGPTATHTGPMHRTQPGSWNQGRTNPSMMTALLPPKPSLPQYQSKKMAKAGSNLHVTQNQSYSKAAPPTRKVTVTGGQIRALSAGQTNFQSSNMNNTRQGTSQPQASSFPGFQGNKTSFNQKRQYQQSGQDWPNRTTSHTAQMGLSTMSSVNQLSHVSQVSSARSSFPSQQKFSTQAFNRSQIQSQSQNSNITRCSSPQPSTSYATSLTSKQKAYHNNKQDIDKSLRVLTGTALSSGSGATHHIQYLSCLRSMVL from the exons aTGGACCGACTCATCGCGCCCATATTTAACATCACAAAGAGACCTCGACAGGCACTAGTTTCAGACCCCTTCGACAGTCAATCAACAGCTTTAAGTATCAGCAATG GTCCCACTGCCACACACACTGGACCCATGCATAGGACACAGCCTGGATCATGGAACCAGGGCAGGACAAACCCCTCTATGATGACTGCTCTTCTCCCACCCAAACCCTCTTTACCCCAATACCAGTCAAAGAAGATGGCTAAGGCAGGGTCCAACCTGCACGTCACACAGAACCAGAGCTATTCCAAGGCAGCTCCACCCACAAGAAAAGTAACAGTTACTGGTG GTCAGATAAGAGCATTATCAGCAGgtcaaacaaactttcaaaGCAGCAACATGAATAATACAAGGCAAGGAACCTCCCAGCCTCAAGCATCTAGTTTTCCGGGGTTTCAAGGAAACAAAACCAg CTTCAACCAGAAAAGACAGTATCAGCAATCTGGTCAAGACTGGCCCAACAGGACGACATCCCACACTGCACAAATGGGGCTATCCACCATGTCCAGTGTGAATCAGCTCAGCCATGTCAGTCAGGTCAGCAGTGCAAGATCTTCTTTTCCGTCCCAGCAGAAGTTTAGCACACAGGCTTTTAACAGAAGTCAGATACAAAGCCAATCTCAGAACTCCAATATCACAAGGTGTTCAAGTCCACAG CCATCTACAAGCTATGCCACTTCTTTGACAAGCAAACAGAAGGCATATCATAACAACAAACAGGACATTGACAAATCTCTGAGGGTGCTGACTGGCACAGCTCTATCCTCAGGCAGTGGGGCAACTCACCACATTCAGTACCTGTCATGTTTGAGATCCATG GTACTTTAA
- the LOC135476418 gene encoding uncharacterized protein LOC135476418 isoform X4 translates to MDRLIAPIFNITKRPRQALVSDPFDSQSTALSISNGPTATHTGPMHRTQPGSWNQGRTNPSMMTALLPPKPSLPQYQSKKMAKAGSNLHVTQNQSYSKAAPPTRKVTVTGGQIRALSAGQTNFQSSNMNNTRQGTSQPQASSFPGFQGNKTSFNQKRQYQQSGQDWPNRTTSHTAQMGLSTMSSVNQLSHVSQPSTSYATSLTSKQKAYHNNKQDIDKSLRVLTGTALSSGSGATHHIQYLSCLRSMVL, encoded by the exons aTGGACCGACTCATCGCGCCCATATTTAACATCACAAAGAGACCTCGACAGGCACTAGTTTCAGACCCCTTCGACAGTCAATCAACAGCTTTAAGTATCAGCAATG GTCCCACTGCCACACACACTGGACCCATGCATAGGACACAGCCTGGATCATGGAACCAGGGCAGGACAAACCCCTCTATGATGACTGCTCTTCTCCCACCCAAACCCTCTTTACCCCAATACCAGTCAAAGAAGATGGCTAAGGCAGGGTCCAACCTGCACGTCACACAGAACCAGAGCTATTCCAAGGCAGCTCCACCCACAAGAAAAGTAACAGTTACTGGTG GTCAGATAAGAGCATTATCAGCAGgtcaaacaaactttcaaaGCAGCAACATGAATAATACAAGGCAAGGAACCTCCCAGCCTCAAGCATCTAGTTTTCCGGGGTTTCAAGGAAACAAAACCAg CTTCAACCAGAAAAGACAGTATCAGCAATCTGGTCAAGACTGGCCCAACAGGACGACATCCCACACTGCACAAATGGGGCTATCCACCATGTCCAGTGTGAATCAGCTCAGCCATGTCAGTCAG CCATCTACAAGCTATGCCACTTCTTTGACAAGCAAACAGAAGGCATATCATAACAACAAACAGGACATTGACAAATCTCTGAGGGTGCTGACTGGCACAGCTCTATCCTCAGGCAGTGGGGCAACTCACCACATTCAGTACCTGTCATGTTTGAGATCCATG GTACTTTAA
- the LOC135476418 gene encoding uncharacterized protein LOC135476418 isoform X1: MDRLIAPIFNITKRPRQALVSDPFDSQSTALSISNGPTATHTGPMHRTQPGSWNQGRTNPSMMTALLPPKPSLPQYQSKKMAKAGSNLHVTQNQSYSKAAPPTRKVTVTGGQIRALSAGQTNFQSSNMNNTRQGTSQPQASSFPGFQGNKTSSFNQKRQYQQSGQDWPNRTTSHTAQMGLSTMSSVNQLSHVSQVSSARSSFPSQQKFSTQAFNRSQIQSQSQNSNITRCSSPQPSTSYATSLTSKQKAYHNNKQDIDKSLRVLTGTALSSGSGATHHIQYLSCLRSMVL, encoded by the exons aTGGACCGACTCATCGCGCCCATATTTAACATCACAAAGAGACCTCGACAGGCACTAGTTTCAGACCCCTTCGACAGTCAATCAACAGCTTTAAGTATCAGCAATG GTCCCACTGCCACACACACTGGACCCATGCATAGGACACAGCCTGGATCATGGAACCAGGGCAGGACAAACCCCTCTATGATGACTGCTCTTCTCCCACCCAAACCCTCTTTACCCCAATACCAGTCAAAGAAGATGGCTAAGGCAGGGTCCAACCTGCACGTCACACAGAACCAGAGCTATTCCAAGGCAGCTCCACCCACAAGAAAAGTAACAGTTACTGGTG GTCAGATAAGAGCATTATCAGCAGgtcaaacaaactttcaaaGCAGCAACATGAATAATACAAGGCAAGGAACCTCCCAGCCTCAAGCATCTAGTTTTCCGGGGTTTCAAGGAAACAAAACCAg CAGCTTCAACCAGAAAAGACAGTATCAGCAATCTGGTCAAGACTGGCCCAACAGGACGACATCCCACACTGCACAAATGGGGCTATCCACCATGTCCAGTGTGAATCAGCTCAGCCATGTCAGTCAGGTCAGCAGTGCAAGATCTTCTTTTCCGTCCCAGCAGAAGTTTAGCACACAGGCTTTTAACAGAAGTCAGATACAAAGCCAATCTCAGAACTCCAATATCACAAGGTGTTCAAGTCCACAG CCATCTACAAGCTATGCCACTTCTTTGACAAGCAAACAGAAGGCATATCATAACAACAAACAGGACATTGACAAATCTCTGAGGGTGCTGACTGGCACAGCTCTATCCTCAGGCAGTGGGGCAACTCACCACATTCAGTACCTGTCATGTTTGAGATCCATG GTACTTTAA
- the LOC135476418 gene encoding uncharacterized protein LOC135476418 isoform X3 yields MDRLIAPIFNITKRPRQALVSDPFDSQSTALSISNGPTATHTGPMHRTQPGSWNQGRTNPSMMTALLPPKPSLPQYQSKKMAKAGSNLHVTQNQSYSKAAPPTRKVTVTGGQIRALSAGQTNFQSSNMNNTRQGTSQPQASSFPGFQGNKTSSFNQKRQYQQSGQDWPNRTTSHTAQMGLSTMSSVNQLSHVSQPSTSYATSLTSKQKAYHNNKQDIDKSLRVLTGTALSSGSGATHHIQYLSCLRSMVL; encoded by the exons aTGGACCGACTCATCGCGCCCATATTTAACATCACAAAGAGACCTCGACAGGCACTAGTTTCAGACCCCTTCGACAGTCAATCAACAGCTTTAAGTATCAGCAATG GTCCCACTGCCACACACACTGGACCCATGCATAGGACACAGCCTGGATCATGGAACCAGGGCAGGACAAACCCCTCTATGATGACTGCTCTTCTCCCACCCAAACCCTCTTTACCCCAATACCAGTCAAAGAAGATGGCTAAGGCAGGGTCCAACCTGCACGTCACACAGAACCAGAGCTATTCCAAGGCAGCTCCACCCACAAGAAAAGTAACAGTTACTGGTG GTCAGATAAGAGCATTATCAGCAGgtcaaacaaactttcaaaGCAGCAACATGAATAATACAAGGCAAGGAACCTCCCAGCCTCAAGCATCTAGTTTTCCGGGGTTTCAAGGAAACAAAACCAg CAGCTTCAACCAGAAAAGACAGTATCAGCAATCTGGTCAAGACTGGCCCAACAGGACGACATCCCACACTGCACAAATGGGGCTATCCACCATGTCCAGTGTGAATCAGCTCAGCCATGTCAGTCAG CCATCTACAAGCTATGCCACTTCTTTGACAAGCAAACAGAAGGCATATCATAACAACAAACAGGACATTGACAAATCTCTGAGGGTGCTGACTGGCACAGCTCTATCCTCAGGCAGTGGGGCAACTCACCACATTCAGTACCTGTCATGTTTGAGATCCATG GTACTTTAA